Genomic DNA from Cydia fagiglandana chromosome 3, ilCydFagi1.1, whole genome shotgun sequence:
GGACTAATATTACGAGTTTATACTCTCATTTGTATGGGAAAGTAACTCTGACTGTCAGTCTGTTACATCTTCACGTTTAAACCAccgaaccgatttagatgaaatttagtatGTAGATAGTTTCAGGCCCGGGGAACAACAGTGTAGCTTTAGCTTTAGTTTTAGCACTCAGAATCTAGTAACTaataatgtttttataattGCAGATGTATTAGCAGTGGCCTTGTGGTTGCTGCTACCGACTGTATGGGCCGGCGTCTTAAGAGATACCGAGGACGAGCCGTGCCGGAGCTACTCTCTTAACAACTTGATTCACCTCGACTGCTCTGACAGAGAACTCACAGAATTGTCAGAAAATTTAAACTACGATGTACGTACCTTTATCTAACCACAAATACACATTTACATGTTATGTGTAATGTGTACtaattgaaaatatattaatttcacTTTTTTGTTACAGGCCCAGGTTTTACTTCTCTCGAATAATAATTTCGAAAGTTTTCCCAGCCAACTTGAAATGTTTTCTCATGCAGAAAAAATAGACTTGTCAGGAAATCGACTGAGTCGCCCTCTGCCAACTTTTTTATTGAATATGCCAAACTTGCAGACCCTCAACCTTTCTGACAACAACTATGAAATCTGGATAAGTGAAATGCCGAACagcaatataaaatatttggaCCTATCCAAGAATAAGATTACCCAAATTCATGACGATTCGTTTAAAGAAATGACTGGTCTGCATCATCTTGATTTATCAGAAAACAGAATTGCTGACCTACAACCAACATTATTTTCTGGAGCAACCAATTTGCTCACTCTCAGTTTATCCAGAAATTCCTTTACAAATGTCCCCGCATTCCAATCGCCTTCATTGAGAAGCCTTCATCTAAGTAACTGTCTAATAGGTAATGTTAACGTCGATTCCCTTACCGAAATGACTACTTTACTAGAAATTGACCTGTCCTTGAACCAAATTGAGAGCGTGCCGGACAATTTCCAGTCTCACACTTTACAGAAATTAGATTTAAGCTATAACGAGATTTCGTCGCTTACTGACCGCACCTTCTCGGCATTACCGAACCTCGCGGTATTGGACTTGAGAGGCAACGAGTTTAAAAAGGTTTGGTCGTCCGCATACTTCTCCTCAAACCCGTATTTGAGGGAAATATATGTAAAAGGAAACCGTTGGAGCTGTGAAGGATTTGGCGTAAACTTGCTTCTTACATATGAGTACTTGACAAGGGAGCCGGCAAAGGTTGTAGACCCAGCTTCTTCGCTGATATGTTACTCGCCATCTAATGTGACACAATTAACATGGCAGAGGGCTTACATTGACACGTGGCACCGAGATGTGGCATCGGATGAATCGTATATGTTCATGGCCGTGATGGTTGGAGTGATCATTGGTGTATTAATTACGTCATTCATATGCCGAGGACTGATGTCTCTGAACAAACCTGAGCCGCCAAGACCACCGCCCACTGAAACTGCGGCTCTAAATGGCATCAGCGTGACACCCCAGCCGCGTGTCGAGGCCTTAGTAATGAGAGTTCCCCTTCACGACGAAGATCTCCCTCCTTCCTACGATGAAGCTCTTTTGATGCCGCGATTGAACTCATCCTTTCATTCTCTACCTGACTTTGTGGACGAAGTCGAAGATCCAATAGAGCGTAGACACCGCAGGTCTATGTCTATTGGAGATCTTACGGAATCTAGACCTAGAATGAGTGACAGACGCTCAGTAAGACACACAGTTCAAATTCGTATTAACTAATAACTGACtaggtatatatatacatatttcataAGTTAAGTTAAATTATAAACATGTTTTCTTtaataatgtacctataattttattgtacattGAATTATAATAATGTTCATAACAATGTAGCATaaaattatacttttaattCTTGTACTAGTGGCGACATCTGTTCAGACATTGCGGATATGATTTAATCAATAATTGAGCCGAGAATGAAGGTATCGTGAGTTAGACGCTACTACAAAATAGGATACATTCTGATTCTTACCCATactactagatggcgctgtttaatattaaacttaaaatGTAGTGCAATGGATATTATATTGTAGAAAACAATCAATACCTAGTGATTTAATTTCGATAAGTTTCGTTATCGATTTCAATTGTAATGCGGTGAAATTGTTTATAAGTTTATGTaaagtaatttattattaaaagttaatttataaaacatGAATAAATCTTAATGATTTACTTACCTAAACGATTTACTTGCATTCAATATTTACCCAGAAACTGGCCATTCTTCCAATTATGGCCAGATTAGACTTACTTGCGATTCCTTATCTCTTTATCAATGATAACACATCATGGATCTAGCTCATACTATGAAATCACCTGCTCAGCAACACACGtgttatgtacgaaatattaaaataattaaacggAAGGGAAGACAAGAGTATTTTAAAGAATATAATTAATCAATTAGTGACCATCATCTGCCTTATTTCCATGTGTTTGTGATAAATAACCCCTGTGAAAATTTTCACTGAAGTGTTATATGACTAATCCTTCCTAAAAGGGTGTGGAACAGTGCACAGATAAAATAAGTTGgaaaataaacatatttaaaatgttttatttattggaaAGGCGAAATAATAGAAAATAACCGGCGTTTTCGATATAACATTTTggtaagttattattttacttacctatttatgaagcattccacgggctgtcccgtacaaacgcattttatttcctgtgttgcgacttttttctcggcatttaaagcagacgattatttttctgtgcatatttttgaccatttgtcatagaaaaggaaactcttatacctttcaatcttcagaaacttcgcgtttgtacgggacaacggtagacaatttcgtggaatgctccttataAAGGAAACCTGCAGCCACGACACCTCTTATAATTAGTCTGGCAGgtgtgttaaaatattttttttatacatatatagtagtgtaccctatgatgggcgtggaaccagtaatgggacaaaaaaccacaaatcctgtaaaataagtgtctaaaagtagcttataaacactgcctgtatattatcataaataagagtcctagagctgtttcagtttgaatttttattaaatttggttgttttttaagaaattggcgtcaacccaaaagttgtcgtgtcactgaaaaaaaataccactacgaattcttaacaacttcgctaagagaggtgagttaatttattaaattttaattaattaatacttgatgaaaactagaatgtgttttgttaattgcatttaccatgagataaggtatacaacatactatgttgtgactccacagatgtaaaaaaatagtggtatttggcccaatcccattataggagctgtaaaactgcatacctcctataatgggataatttacataatgatgcttgccatgccatcatttcatgtttaaacaatacagaagtaaaatgtagttacgaaatatgtcaaccaggaggtatgctcggacttctgataaattaatatcgttttttagtgtgggtcaaatcttggtagccgagtttgagccactttcccgttttccgattgagttgaaattttgtattcgtaattaaatatgcaaatcggatgataatgcaatattatgataacatggaccagatctgatgacctatttcaatattttatactgatagagcagtgtccattactggggggcccattactggagctttggtgtccatgactggagaaaaatagcatagttttaatttgttaagtatgtggaaactcattgcagtatctttgatacaacacgcctgaaacatgaaagacgggtaggactttcatctttcaatacgctaagcggtagaccattcacatgtattagggaaatatcacaaatactccaaattccctcttaaatgtcccatgactggtgctgttactatacatAGGTAATTGTTGAATAAACTTTGATCCAAAATATCTGGTTTAGTTTGATAATTTTCGAAATAATTACATAGGTATCCTAGCCGGAACTGCAAAATTGAACTTTAATACATTCATGTAACCAAAAATTTGT
This window encodes:
- the LOC134679944 gene encoding leucine-rich repeats and immunoglobulin-like domains protein sma-10; translation: MKSDVLAVALWLLLPTVWAGVLRDTEDEPCRSYSLNNLIHLDCSDRELTELSENLNYDAQVLLLSNNNFESFPSQLEMFSHAEKIDLSGNRLSRPLPTFLLNMPNLQTLNLSDNNYEIWISEMPNSNIKYLDLSKNKITQIHDDSFKEMTGLHHLDLSENRIADLQPTLFSGATNLLTLSLSRNSFTNVPAFQSPSLRSLHLSNCLIGNVNVDSLTEMTTLLEIDLSLNQIESVPDNFQSHTLQKLDLSYNEISSLTDRTFSALPNLAVLDLRGNEFKKVWSSAYFSSNPYLREIYVKGNRWSCEGFGVNLLLTYEYLTREPAKVVDPASSLICYSPSNVTQLTWQRAYIDTWHRDVASDESYMFMAVMVGVIIGVLITSFICRGLMSLNKPEPPRPPPTETAALNGISVTPQPRVEALVMRVPLHDEDLPPSYDEALLMPRLNSSFHSLPDFVDEVEDPIERRHRRSMSIGDLTESRPRMSDRRSVRHTVQIRIN